A single region of the Lactobacillus isalae genome encodes:
- the trmB gene encoding tRNA (guanosine(46)-N7)-methyltransferase TrmB, producing the protein MRLRNKPWAQKLVVEHPEAILNEPDPEKKINWEERFDDFSKPLAIEIGSGKGQFITTLAKNHPEMNFIGVELQTTAAGMILRTKLEEKIDNLQLMCADAANIAMYLPENSVDVVYLNFSDPWPKTRHEKRRLTYKSFLDKYRQILKPEGHLEFKTDNQGLFEYSLVSLNNYGMKFDYVSLDLHHAENEISERNVETEYEHKFAAKGNPIYCLHAHFE; encoded by the coding sequence ATGAGATTAAGAAATAAACCTTGGGCTCAAAAGTTGGTAGTTGAGCATCCAGAAGCAATTTTAAATGAGCCAGATCCAGAAAAGAAAATTAACTGGGAGGAAAGATTTGATGATTTTTCTAAACCTCTTGCTATTGAAATTGGTTCAGGTAAGGGTCAATTTATTACTACTTTAGCTAAAAATCATCCCGAAATGAATTTTATTGGGGTCGAGTTGCAAACAACAGCTGCAGGGATGATTTTGAGAACTAAGTTAGAAGAAAAGATAGATAATTTACAGTTGATGTGTGCAGATGCAGCTAATATTGCAATGTATTTACCAGAAAACAGCGTAGACGTTGTATATTTGAACTTTTCTGATCCATGGCCAAAGACTCGTCATGAAAAGCGGAGATTGACTTATAAGAGCTTTTTAGACAAGTATCGTCAGATATTAAAACCAGAAGGACATTTAGAATTTAAGACAGATAATCAGGGATTATTTGAATATAGTTTGGTAAGTCTCAACAATTATGGGATGAAATTTGATTATGTAAGTTTGGATTTACACCATGCAGAAAATGAGATTTCTGAAAGAAATGTCGAGACTGAATATGAACATAAATTTGCAGCAAAAGGTAATCCAATTTACTGTCTACATGCACATTTTGAATAG